CattaacaaacataaaacaCCATCTTCAAAAACATTATCAGAGTAAGAAGTATGCTCTCATTAgctagaaacataaataaacaaCAATATTGCTAACCTCTTCattatatacaataaagttATCAAATTTATCTAGGAGgtccaaaattaataaatacacTCATGAATGAATAAGAAAGTCTTCAAAGTTTgttataaatttaaagaaaagttaattttactaaattaacGGAGAAGACTTTTTGAGAAGTCTACTCAAGCACACTTCCCCTGAAGTTTCCTCTTTAggttatttttcaattacaaatggaaaattttcaattttacgTGAGCAGACCTCTCTAGAAGTTTTATttgataataaaattaattttgcaatttaaaaatttgcagaatttgatttttttttataaaatgactTCTGGAAAAGTCTGGTGTGAGTAAACTACAAAATATGTCTTTTTATTGTCACATGAAGTCTTCCAAGTATCGCAAAAAGTTTAcgtaggttagttttgtaactGATTATGTTTGAATTTATAAGAGAAGACTTCTTGAAAAAATCTGCTCTCAAAACCAAAGGGTTTTACAAAATCTCCGAATAAAATAGATCAAACTTATGTAGaaattttctcaaatttttctaatcaattaatttcaaaaacactttttattttttttatcaattacaaaactaaccagAGTTGATTTCTTGCGAAACCTCGAAACTTTTTCTGACATATGAGGATACTTCTCGAGAAGTCTCCTAACAGTAGACTATTTTGTAGCTTTCTATGAAAagttaaatttatgaaaattttggtCAATTAGAAAACTAATTTCTCTTTTAAGAAGACATCTCAAAAAtctactcaatttttttttgttacaaaaaaaaaattagatagtATAACTAACCAACCTATACCTTGATCAGAAGATTTCCTTAGAAGTGTTTTCGGTTACGcaaaatatatctgaaaatttcaaatatcaTAACATAGATCTAATAAAAGTTCGTCTCTACCTTCTCTAAAACCCATAACTTCTTATTGAAAGACATCCACTCGTTATTCACCTGAACAAGATTCATCAAACTTGAgcatcttaaataaaaataaaatcttgaaATCCAAAACTTTTTTTAGGATGAAACGAGAGAGGAATTCAAGATAAATGATTTTGTGTGTAGGAAATAAGATTCAAAAAATGCACAAATTGATTTGTAGTGCATTTAAAGCTTAATTGTGGTTCTTAGTGGTGGTTGGTGATATTGAagacaattatattttcataaatcagtGATGAAGATAAGAacgttttattaaaattaacatatttcaaaaaataaaaatttaaagaaataatgatattttatgaAGTAATTGGACTTTTAGGGTGAACATGACCAAAcgaaaaattcattaaaaattattgtgTGTTTAACCATTAGgtcatttgttaaaataaacCATTCTTTAAAAGCAAaactaaaaataagaaatttcaTCAGTAAAACCtatcaaaatgattttaaaaacaatttatagtcAAAATAAAAGAACTGAAATACCATATTTTATgatgatatttaaaattatctttaatattcttttacgttttatttttgattttaaaaataattattaaaatgttgAAAAAACTTCATTcgaaaccaaaatctgaaataatgccaatatcaaatttaaatttctctAGAAAACTAcatttgaaaatcaaaaataaaaattatatcattttagataatttgtaaaagttgaaaatatatcataatatatctttcaatttcttcaggtctatttaatatcatatcattttattttatttttgtaaagataaaatcaaataaattttcttcAATTTGTTTTTCACTTTCTCTCATTTTCATTGCTAAACCATCcaaaatttatacataaatcttaCTAAATTTCCACTAGacttacttttatttttcaattccACCAAAATCACCCAAACATCTTCAAAATCCACTTAAAAGCCACCAATtctaagaaaaactaaaatccaAAACACCCCGATATAGGATTTAGTTTTAtacactattttaaaaaattcctgAAGATCTTGGTTACACAtgcacaaaataatatattctagaAGATATCAAGCAGCTTTCTCAAAAATAATCGAAAATGTGGAAAATGTTAAGAGTGGAATACTATTACCAGTGCTGGCCCTGGCCACAAGCAGAGGAAACATCGGTTTCCGGCCGCCAGAAAAATAGATAGTTTAGCGGCCAAAAAGTATTCAAATATGACTTTAGCCTAGTGGTCTTGAGATTACCAGCTCTGGTTTGAGGTGCTGGGTTCAACAACCCATGACTGCTAACCCATTTTATTTCGGCCTTTATTTAATTTTGGCTTTTAGCCTTCAAAAGTGTAGGACCAGTACTGACTATTACCTTCAATAGTTTTACAATCAAATTTTCTGAAAATGGTGTTCTACATGAAAGAAGTAATTAAGCATATTCAAGCGGGAAAAGGGTCAATTTCGACTCCAACAATTTCAGATGTGCCAAATACGACCCTAACAAATGGTCAGTACTATATACGACatcaactcaattataattaaaagaagTATCCGGAGTTCTTAAAACGACCATAAATCTGCATTGCCTCTAAAAGAAGTTAGTCAACTATTAACAGGATAAAACAACGTCGTTTTGATCTAAGTTTTTCTAACCAAAATATGTGAATTCCGGGACTCGAATCTGTTCCATGATGTCATTTTAAAGGAGCACACTAACTACTAGAGTAAGTAACTTTTTGAAACattattacaaatttgaaattatataaactactaTACCTTTTCATTTTATCAAATCAAAACTTTGGTGATGATTGtttctgatttatataaatacattaacATGTTTTACTTATcgtatctttaataaaaaattatatcttactaaattataaataatagaatatttataattatacgaaatttaatatactttaaaatttgaagctatttataaaaaataataaaaattattcttaatttttaaaattaagtggaaatttattttattttcaaagttaatattatatatttgtgatttttttcaaaatgttaaGAGGCGTTTTATCTTTCTTTCACTAagatattttgttcaaaatattagacatattaaacaataactaaaatatagaaacataaaatatatagtatattatataaattttaaaagaaagaaaattaccattaaaggtttaaatttttaaaataatttatataaaaaaatttataaatgttttcaaagttgtaagtatatttaattttgtataagtataaatattttattatttgtattttagtaCAATATAATAGTTAAAAACATGTTactgtatttatataaatcagaaatAACCATCACCAAAGTTTCGCTTGGATAAGATGAATAAGTGTagtagtatatatttttcaaatttgtaagaatatttcaaaaagttacTGTAGTCTTTTGGTTAGTGTGCCCATTTCAAAGGGTATCAACGTATATGTTCGAATCTTGGAATAAAcatgttttgaaaataaaaattaggtcaaaatgacgttgttttaTCTTGTTAACAGTTGATTAAATTTCGTTAAAATCAATGTAGATTTACGTTTTAAGAAGTTCGAATagtttttttgaattataattgaaTTGAGGTTATATTTAGCATTGACCATTTGTTCGGAATGTATTTGGCATGACTGGAATTGTTAGGGTCAAAATTGACCATTTCCCATATTCAAGCAAGGTGGCATTTGCTTGATACCCTAATTAAGTCTTTTAAACAAGTAAAAATCTATAATAATATGGATTATTTGTTTTGGaggaaaaacaatattttgGAGCCAGAAAATGATAGGGATCCATATCCATGGATTAtctggtatatttggaaagctcGGAATGATAAGTTATTCAGGAGGATAGACAGGGATCCAGGGGAGCTAGTGAGGCATGCAGAGAGTGAATGCCAGGCTTGGCATAATGCGAGAGAGAGCATAACTACGTTTCAAGTTACTCAAGAACCTCAAGTCTTAAGCTTGGGTGACATATGTATGGTAGATGGTTCATGGACCTCTACGGATCAGTTCAGTGGGATTGGATGGGTATGGAAAGACAGTAGGGGGAGGAATCAGTTAATGGGGACGAGGAACTTGACGAGACGGGAATCAGCGCTACACTCGGAGCTGGAAGCTTTGAAATGGGCAATGGAAACAATGCTACAACATTCAGATTGTCAGAGATTTGGCACGGATTGCAAGGACCTGATTGCAATGTTGACGAAACCAAAAGCATGGCCAAGCTTCTCAACTGAACTGGAGATGATTCAAACGATCAAGATGTGCTTTTCGGACTTCAAGATTTGTTATGTGCCAAGAGCTGAAAATGTGATAGCTGACTCATTAGCTAGGACTGCTCGTACTTTTCATAGATCACTTTGCtactttggttgttctattccggtctggttacccagaccacctcaagtttgagtaatagaatagcctttcgatgccaaaaaaaaaaaacaagtaaaaatCTATGTGTGGAAAGTTAAGTAAGAAATAAGGAGCTACGTGTTTTAGAAAAGAACATGTAGGAAACTTTGACCAGGGACGGAACAAAGAATATGAGATGACAATTCAGAAGTAGATTTCTTTCGTTCATTCAGTTGAAGCAAGGACTGATTTTCAAAAGTCTTCCTTGGTTCTATTCTTACATTCATCGACTGGCCTCTTATCAGCATGACCATTTCCTAAATCACTAGGGCATTGATTCAACAGAGTTGCCCTGCGTCagtgaaaaagaaagagatgaatTAATTCTTGTTCCAGCAAATGCTTTTTGATTATCAAAAGAAGGCTCCAGTTCGGCTTTCAAGAGAGGGGAACGAGCTACACATAGTGAAGTGAGTATTCCATGAACATAAAGGCTTTGATGAAAGGAAGAAAGAAGGCTGGCTGAAAACAGATAAAGGAGACATGTGCTTGGACTAGTTCCTCTGAGGAACGCCTTAGCGGGgtctattttcttttgttgatgcAGATTGGGCAGGTTATCCTGACACTCAGCGCTCTACCTCTGGCTATGCTATTTTTCTTGGTCCCAATCTTATTTCATAGCACGTCAAGAAAGAACCTACAATCTCTCTTTCTAGTGCTGAGTCTGAATACCGCTCGCTTGCCTTTGCTTTTGCTGAGTATCACTGGATTACTCAGCTACTTCACGAGCTTTGTCTATTTCTTCCTCACCCTGTTCAGATCTATTGTGATAACATCAAAAAACTTATATGACTGCCAATCTTATTCATCATGTTCACTCGAAACATATTGAAATTTACTACCATTTTGGACGGAAAAGATTATCAAAAGTGACATTATTGTGCAACTCATTTTACGCTTAAACACATCCCAAGGATTACAGGAATAGCTCTTCTTCATGGAATTTTTCCAGTTCTCAAGGAAGATTGGATGTGAAATTACAACAATCTTCAATTTCTCTCTTTTTCGCAGGGAGTGAACTACTAGAAATTCTCAAAACGAAGTTCAAAGTCATCATCCTCCCACATGGTGtcctttttatattaaatgaatactagattttgattttaaagcGCGACTTTGTTTGAttatttcaataaattttgcatgaagttatttgttttgattaaattGAATATTATATGAAACTTTAATTGATTATATTCATTTGAAAAATTACCAAATGTTAagtatatgaaattattacGTTTAAGTTATTGcaaggaaaaataataaaaggtaAAGAAACCAATTACTATACGTTCCATGACGTGAGATcaaattttttcttctttctttttttttttttttgcgagaTCATTGAACTGGCTCAGGATCACTGAAGTCTATGACCTATCAAATAACATCTAAACAGAGCAGGCCCTTGACTAAAGCCCATAAAACAAAGATTTTAAGCGCCAcaattcatatatatttgtgGGATGCCAAATCATTGTAAATTTTCACCTTAGCTTAGTGGTTTGTGTCATTCTCTTCTAGTTCTACAGGTGACCAGATCAATTCTGCTTCCATacctatttttttctttttattacatTTCTTTTGTAGAATAATAACAATTAAAAGGAATTTCTCCATAAATGGTTAATTTATCTTTTCTAACTAACTtagtatatttcaaaaaaaaaatattataaaccatttaattaaacaaactttagttatttttttattctatttgtttaataaaatagcTGTGTACACAAGATATagcataaccaagtacttaaatTATCAGTTACTCATATATATTCTACATTTCATTTTTGATTGATCTTCACAGAAAATAGCTGTCTAAACAAGATATACTAtttattcctttttattttgtaaattttaataattttctaataatttatgaaatctGAACAAATAGATTAACATAAATTGGGTTATAGTCCGTGAGacattcaaaaaggaaaaatgatgttgaatttaacatattttatcatATGTTGCCATATTATACAATTTATGCTTTTTATTTACTGAAATACTACAAAAAATAAGTTTAGTGTTATGTACTGATTTATGATCGACATGTTATACTTCATCATTATCTATTACTATAGTTTGGTATTTATCTTATGTACTCCTTATTATTAGGATGACTACATGTATTGAGTATATAAGGCTATTAGTTGATGATCAATATAACAAGCTTTCCCGTTtatttcacaacacgttatcagcacgagagtCTGAAATTCCGAGTTAtctcaaaaaccctaattgacagcgccacttcaaacagctcgttctctcaaaccgtacggatccagacgacgagtaatatatccaaattgaagctcttgacgtgaAGAATCCATCGCCGCAAACCTAGTATCAATCCGATCTCAAACGCGCCCTCAATCTCCGTTCCAACCCGCGCCGTCAactaccctaaaaccctaatcaaaaaCCTAAACCGCAGCCTCTCtctatactttgttattttctgaGATTTGcttcatctatctatactaacttgttttgattcgtttttgattaaggtttctaaagCTACAAGAGATTGTTGCTCAACCTAAGACGCGACCAGATCCTGATCCGTTCCGGTCATGCAGTTTGCGATCCGACTTGTTCCAGCTCTCAGTGGTCCAAATCTACACTTCAAAGTTCTAAAGGTAAATTTTGAAACCCTAAAAGAACTCATAATCGAAcatggttgattgataaaggaatgaccattataattttgcaaaaccccaaatcaaacccaagcaaagattaataggtccaaacccttccatgagtaaatcgaagctcttaaaccaaaagttcgatataagattgttttacaattaaaatcaaaaccataatGGTTTCTGAATATCAAAACCTctttgatctgaatgatcaaatcgaatccttaaacctagaaatcgatcaatcccataaaacataaacatgatcGGTTTCATCCAAaaacatctaattttttttgtgatttcGACTTGATTTCTTGATCTGATTGtctagtttaaatttttttaagttgttcttgatgttttagaaCTGCTTAGAATTGAGAATTAcacaaaccctaatttttttatgaaatccgATTGCAAATAGGTGATTTTCGAttgaaattgttaaattttagtcTATTTGCTAGATGATTTCCCTGATCAATGTCGAAATTGACTTGAATCATTAGGGATTGATAGAAAAATTAATGGAAATTTTCTAGATTGCTAAATTGCAAATTTTACCTTTTCTAGAAATTTCCGGTTTTGTGAAAATTGACTTTTTATGGTTTCTGAAAATTTCCAAATTAGTTTTAGAATAATGGAAGATtagaaaaattctaaaattgttTAGATTgatctgatttattttttttaaagtcataTAATGACTATTTAGATCAATGGTTTcgaaagtttttataaaaaagcaAAACCTTATATtttcgaaaccctaaaccatattttctctctctagaatccgattacttttaaataatctaGAATCATTTATTTGatctgatttaatttttttttagctcATCTTGATCATATAGACATTGATTGCTAAGGTTGCAtcatgaaacaattttttttgagtGATCATATGAGAAAATCGGATTGCTAGATTGAATGGAAAATtggattgcattgcataaaaatcaaaggttgaaagaaaccaaagttgCATTGCTATATTGACTAAAAGAAATAGGATTGAATCGAATAATttagaggttgaaagaaaccaaatcacattgcataaataaaaggttgaaagaaaccagaatgcattgtttgaatccgattataagtcaaataataagactctaaaatctatattttcagatgtcgaatttggattatccagcccttaatctctctggagataattatttaaaatgggcCATGAACACTGCAATTGTCCTGAAGGTAAGAGGACTTGACAGATGTATCATCAAAGGCGAGTAtgcaactgaaaatgaaaaatatgggaCAGTAACAATTATTCGTCAACATCTCACTGAGGATCTCAGAGATCAGTATCTAAATATTGAGAACCCTCTAGACCTTTGGACATAGTTAAAATCCAGATACACAatagtgttattaccaaaggctAGGTATGAGTGGATAAATCTCAGATTTCGGGACTTTAAGTCCGTAGATGATTATAACTCAGCTCTAATCAAAATTgtttctaaattgaaactatgtggtgaagaggtAACAGAGGAAGATTTACTGGAAAATATATTCCTCACATCTGATCCAAGGGATCTATTGTTACAATATCCCTACAGAAAAAAAGGTTTCACCACTTATACGAATTTGATCTCGTATCtattacaagctgagaagaataatgagatactaaagcaaaaccagtgagatgagacttccTGAAGCCAATAAGGCTGGAGAGAATAAGGATGAATCCAAAGAAGCCACGTACAGAATAATAAAAGGAGTGGCCGGCTTATACATTGCCTAAGAATCGAGAttttgacattctgattttatgttatatttgttCGTCATTTacgattttttatatatattaagagttgttttagttttatattatcatgtttgacttgcttgataatttcttgattgataaatgacaaatgaaaatttaaaaaatgagtatagtaattaaaaatcatccgaccaaaggcattgcctaaaaggggcatgaattattcacccaaataaaagtcccatttgagttataaaattttgaaaatgatggtttccacattgaaaCAATGggcaaagaaaataaaaagttccttcaagattataaataaaaatcgccCAAGGTATAGAAATGGTCGAGACTATACTCCcgactgatctaaactatgctaaaagatcagtatgataaatgcaaaagcctaggtaaccagataggttgaccacgaaattttatacactttatggcatgactggactagccatccaggtctttaaaattgatgcaaagattgatatcgaaaaaaggcacaaaagagttatcccatagaatctcacgttgtgtaacatgtacacaagggaaactcaataaactataatgttccaagcatctaaaatatttttagcatgttcatgagggggagaaatgacactcccgtggtccatgaacaacactaaaaatccgagtgacatggtctatgaccatgatagaacttggccgaattctttgggatacaaagatcactagctaatgcttgggaacacatgtatttacatgtaataaaaatatgcatcaggccatataaagtgagcatagatattcccacctaagaatgataaagggtcatgatccagacatagaccatcctaagagattatgtatagaccaccacaataatatgtgccgtctaggatggaacctcataagaagatgagataagattgggaatatatgttggatatgagaattctttctcccacgattttataagaaaccttgagccaaatatgggtgatcagattaaggccaggtttacggattgcatgattaaatccgactatccaacatcagggggagaaagaaataagctggtacaagtataaagaaatggaatggtattaaccatccttgtcttggcaagatcctcagaccagagaatatgattttaagatgtccaaagaaagatcatacaaagctagctaaaataATGCCAGatagattagacccgaaaagaaaagaaaaagaatgactaagtcataccagcttaagcaccacgaaattaatgtcctagaagagacataatcaagttgctttagagtctaaagatagaccagaatgttccataagataaggaacctcggaaagtaaaagaaaggtgcatagaaataACAGATCTGAGGTCATAAGAGAAACGAGACCAGACTTTGAGATAAAGCtgcgcagctaaacatctaagagaccagaccatgtagtttgggacgctaAACCACAAggtaataaaggttcttagtaagaatgaaatctctaatcgattagttcatgtctggaacaaaATGGAACACATACatacataaaagataaagatgcataagaaaatagcacttgagtttaagatataagcgaggatcagaacccacgagaatacaaaaATGCATTCATAGATTGAAAGATTGAAACCGTGGGGAtttataaaagagatgggtgtattggccatatatatagaaacaccatctgataagataaaaccagtgaaaaaatGTCATGTgtgggaaaagaaaagaaatcgtgagaaatggactaaggtgttcatattcctatttaaagcattcaaggaatggcttgattacacaaggatactcacagagaccaaggaacagattataaggagatgtactcctatgtggtggatgctactacaaattcgaaaaagtctggatataagtaagaaagaaatgtagtaagtagcatattgatcactggataaagaaatggtAAGAGTATCataaagatgagaaagaaaattctcatagaatagttttgtttctaagctattcatggactgagataaggcagctgcaaatgataatgaaagactaagaaaatacttagtacaatcagtccatagatccttatagaggatattataattccttgtgtttatatttataacaaaccaacctaaagagaggttcaatggttcaatgatttcaatgatacaagttatcgatTGATTTTGGACAGAATATGATGGGACTAGAAATCATAGTCGTGTATGAGTTGAGATCAGCACGCCACAATTACATGGTGTAATGTGAGATGGTCGCATGGGAAGGCAAAGAGAACCATTAATTCTCATGCCAAAGACCATCCGACTCCATACTTCCCAATCGTCCATAAGAATAACCAAAAGTAGTGTGGTGAATTGGTTCAGGCAAATTATAAACCATTGCTGTACAATTAGCCAATAAATCCGAGTGTATACTTG
The sequence above is drawn from the Raphanus sativus cultivar WK10039 unplaced genomic scaffold, ASM80110v3 Scaffold2281, whole genome shotgun sequence genome and encodes:
- the LOC108832458 gene encoding uncharacterized protein LOC108832458; translated protein: MDYLFWRKNNILEPENDRDPYPWIIWYIWKARNDKLFRRIDRDPGELVRHAESECQAWHNARESITTFQVTQEPQVLSLGDICMVDGSWTSTDQFSGIGWVWKDSRGRNQLMGTRNLTRRESALHSELEALKWAMETMLQHSDCQRFGTDCKDLIAMLTKPKAWPSFSTELEMIQTIKMCFSDFKICYVPRAENVIADSLARTAHWAGYPDTQRSTSGYAIFLGPNLIS